The Fictibacillus arsenicus genome contains a region encoding:
- the def gene encoding peptide deformylase, whose translation MLTMKDIVREGNPVLRQKAAEVSSPFSEEDIQTANKLLEFVKNSQDPEIAGKYNLRPGIGLAAPQIGVSKRIFAMHVTDEQGQLYSYALINPKIISHSVQMTYLDGGEGCLSVDRDVPGLVPRYAKVTVKGFTPDGSLVELKLKGLPGICFQHELDHLDGIMFYDRINEKQPFEPPSNSATFR comes from the coding sequence GTGTTAACGATGAAAGATATTGTGAGGGAAGGAAATCCCGTTCTTAGACAAAAGGCTGCGGAGGTATCCTCACCCTTCTCAGAAGAAGATATTCAAACAGCTAATAAGCTCTTGGAGTTTGTAAAAAACAGCCAAGATCCCGAGATTGCAGGAAAATATAATTTAAGGCCTGGCATTGGTCTGGCTGCTCCTCAAATCGGAGTTTCAAAAAGAATATTCGCAATGCATGTGACGGATGAACAGGGACAACTGTACAGTTATGCACTTATAAATCCAAAAATCATCAGTCACTCGGTGCAAATGACTTATTTAGATGGAGGCGAAGGTTGTCTGTCCGTTGACAGAGATGTGCCAGGTCTAGTACCTCGTTATGCAAAAGTAACTGTAAAAGGCTTTACACCTGATGGTTCTCTAGTAGAGCTGAAATTAAAAGGTCTCCCAGGTATCTGTTTTCAACATGAACTAGATCACCTGGATGGGATTATGTTCTATGATCGAATCAATGAAAAACAGCCGTTTGAGCCTCCTTCAAATTCAGCAACTTTCAGATAA
- a CDS encoding alpha-ketoacid dehydrogenase subunit beta, with amino-acid sequence MAQMTMIQAITDAMRNELKNNENVLVFGEDVGQNGGVFRATEGLQKEFGEDRVFDTPLAESGIGGLAIGLGLTGFRPVMEIQFFGFVFEVFDSIAAQMARMRYRSGGVYNSPVTIRSPFGGGVKTPELHADSLEGLMYQTPGIKVVIPSTPYDAKGLLISAIRDNDPVVYLEHMKLYRSFRGEVPEEEYTIELGKADVKREGKDVSIITYGAMVHASLKAADELEKDGISAEVIDLRTISPLDIDTIIASVEKTGRAIVVQEAQKQAGIGAFVVAEINDRAILNLEAPVLRVTAPDTTFPYASAEDVWIPDHRDIVDKAKKVYNF; translated from the coding sequence ATGGCTCAAATGACTATGATTCAAGCAATTACAGACGCAATGCGCAATGAATTAAAAAACAATGAAAACGTACTTGTTTTCGGTGAAGATGTAGGTCAAAACGGCGGTGTATTCCGTGCGACTGAAGGTCTTCAAAAAGAATTCGGAGAAGATCGTGTTTTTGATACTCCGCTTGCCGAGTCTGGAATTGGGGGACTTGCAATAGGTCTTGGGCTTACAGGTTTCCGTCCAGTAATGGAGATTCAATTCTTTGGCTTCGTATTTGAAGTATTTGATTCAATTGCCGCTCAAATGGCTCGTATGCGCTATCGTTCAGGAGGAGTATATAACTCTCCAGTAACAATCCGTTCTCCATTTGGTGGAGGGGTTAAAACACCAGAACTTCACGCCGACAGCTTGGAAGGATTAATGTATCAAACTCCAGGGATTAAAGTGGTTATTCCTTCAACACCATACGACGCAAAAGGACTATTAATTTCTGCAATCCGTGACAACGATCCTGTTGTTTACTTAGAGCACATGAAATTATACCGTTCATTCCGTGGTGAAGTTCCTGAAGAAGAGTACACGATTGAACTAGGTAAAGCGGATGTGAAACGTGAAGGCAAAGACGTTTCTATCATTACTTATGGTGCAATGGTTCACGCTTCATTAAAAGCTGCAGATGAGCTTGAGAAAGATGGCATTTCTGCTGAAGTTATCGACCTTCGTACGATCAGCCCGCTTGATATTGACACAATTATTGCATCTGTTGAAAAAACAGGACGAGCAATCGTTGTTCAAGAAGCACAAAAACAAGCTGGAATCGGTGCGTTTGTTGTTGCAGAGATTAATGACCGTGCTATTTTGAACCTGGAAGCTCCTGTACTGCGTGTAACAGCACCAGATACTACGTTCCCATATGCCTCTGCTGAGGATGTTTGGATTCCGGATCATCGTGATATTGTAGACAAAGCAAAGAAAGTCTACAATTTTTAA
- a CDS encoding dihydrolipoamide acetyltransferase family protein, with amino-acid sequence MAYEFKLPDIGEGIHEGEIVKWFVKAGDAIKEDDILLEVQNDKAVVEIPSPVDGKVLELKVDEGTVSVVGDVLLTIEAEGEIPADAHGGSDEAPEQPKAEEEKEVTADQAKGNDKPEAKTDKTEDTAKEEPADDTKRVIAMPSVRKYAREKEVDIRKVQGSGDNGRVLKEDIDKFVSGGGEAAAEAPAADKEAPKADAAKKEAPKAIPAGEMETREKIKGIRKAISKAMVNSKHTAPHVTLMDEVDVTDLVAHRKKFKQVAMDKGIKLTYLPYVVKALTSALREFPVLNASIDDANEEIVYKHYYNIGIAADTDNGLMVPVVKEADRKSIFKISSEINELATKARDGKLSGEEMKGGSCTITNIGSAGGQWFTPVINHPEVAILGIGRIAEKAVVKNGEVVVAPVLALSLSFDHRLIDGATAQNALNHIKRLLNDPQLLVMEA; translated from the coding sequence GTGGCATATGAATTTAAGCTTCCCGATATTGGTGAAGGAATTCACGAAGGTGAAATTGTAAAGTGGTTTGTAAAAGCAGGGGACGCTATTAAAGAAGACGACATCCTGCTTGAAGTCCAAAATGACAAAGCCGTTGTTGAAATTCCCTCTCCTGTAGACGGTAAAGTTTTAGAGTTGAAAGTAGATGAAGGTACTGTATCTGTTGTAGGTGATGTCCTTTTAACGATCGAGGCAGAAGGTGAGATTCCTGCAGATGCACATGGCGGAAGCGATGAAGCACCAGAGCAGCCGAAAGCTGAAGAAGAAAAAGAAGTTACAGCTGATCAGGCAAAAGGAAATGACAAACCTGAAGCTAAAACAGATAAGACCGAAGACACTGCTAAAGAAGAGCCTGCTGATGATACGAAACGTGTAATCGCTATGCCTTCTGTTCGTAAATATGCTCGTGAGAAGGAAGTAGATATCCGTAAAGTACAAGGGTCTGGAGATAATGGACGTGTACTTAAAGAAGATATCGATAAGTTTGTAAGCGGCGGAGGGGAAGCTGCAGCAGAAGCGCCAGCGGCTGACAAAGAAGCACCTAAGGCTGATGCAGCTAAGAAAGAAGCTCCTAAAGCTATTCCTGCTGGAGAAATGGAAACACGCGAGAAGATCAAAGGCATCAGAAAAGCGATCTCTAAAGCGATGGTTAACTCCAAACATACAGCTCCGCATGTTACACTTATGGATGAAGTGGACGTTACTGATCTTGTTGCACACCGTAAGAAGTTCAAACAAGTAGCGATGGATAAAGGCATTAAGCTTACTTATCTTCCATATGTGGTGAAAGCATTAACTTCTGCACTTCGTGAGTTCCCAGTGCTTAACGCATCAATCGATGATGCAAACGAAGAAATCGTATACAAGCACTATTACAATATCGGAATCGCTGCAGATACAGATAACGGATTGATGGTTCCAGTTGTAAAAGAAGCAGATCGCAAGTCTATCTTCAAGATCTCTTCTGAAATCAACGAATTGGCTACAAAAGCACGTGATGGAAAACTTTCTGGTGAAGAAATGAAGGGCGGATCTTGTACGATTACAAACATCGGATCTGCTGGTGGACAATGGTTCACTCCAGTAATTAATCACCCTGAAGTAGCTATCCTTGGAATCGGCCGTATCGCTGAAAAAGCAGTTGTTAAAAATGGAGAGGT
- a CDS encoding carbon starvation CstA family protein, which translates to MITFLISIVLLVVGYFTYGKYVEKVFGIKQERKTPAYAQEDGIDYVPMGTKSNSLIQLLNIAGVGPIFGPIMGALYGPVAFLWIVLGAIFAGAVHDYLTGMISIRNRGAHLPQLAGKFLGNAMKHVVNGFTLLLLLLVGTVFVSAPAALIHNLTGNWMSLGIIVGLIFVYYILATLLPIDKIIGRVYPIFGALLVISAIGIGGGLVITGAPIPELTLENMHPDNVPIFPLLFLTISCGALSGFHATQSPIISRTTKNEKAGRKIFYGMMIAEAIIAMIWAAAAMSLFDGKSLSAIIANGGPAAVVSEVSVTMLGAVGGTLAVIGVIILPITSGDTSFRSARMILADYFNIGQKKFSSRLWIAIPMFVVSFLLTKIDFTLLWRYFSWANQSTAMLALWVGAVYLKRSRKNHWIATIPAIFMTVVTTTYICNAPIGLGLSMNVSYLIAGIVTVLATVLFFKSKFDEREALTVDDDREVA; encoded by the coding sequence TTGATTACATTCTTAATTTCAATTGTTTTATTAGTAGTAGGTTATTTTACGTATGGGAAATATGTTGAAAAAGTTTTTGGAATAAAGCAAGAAAGAAAAACGCCAGCTTATGCACAGGAAGACGGTATTGATTACGTTCCGATGGGAACTAAATCGAATTCCCTTATTCAGCTATTGAATATAGCAGGTGTTGGTCCAATCTTTGGCCCGATTATGGGGGCTTTGTATGGACCTGTGGCATTCCTTTGGATTGTACTAGGGGCAATTTTTGCAGGTGCCGTTCATGATTATTTAACTGGTATGATTTCGATACGAAATCGTGGTGCGCATTTGCCTCAATTAGCAGGTAAATTCTTAGGAAATGCTATGAAGCATGTAGTTAATGGGTTTACTCTATTATTGCTTCTTTTAGTTGGTACGGTTTTTGTAAGTGCACCTGCTGCACTCATTCATAATCTCACGGGTAATTGGATGAGCTTGGGTATTATTGTAGGTCTTATATTTGTTTATTACATTTTGGCAACGTTATTGCCGATCGATAAAATCATTGGACGCGTTTATCCGATTTTCGGTGCTCTTCTTGTAATAAGTGCGATTGGAATTGGTGGAGGGCTTGTGATTACAGGGGCACCAATTCCAGAATTAACACTTGAAAATATGCACCCGGATAATGTTCCGATTTTCCCGTTATTATTCTTAACGATCTCTTGCGGTGCTCTTTCAGGCTTTCATGCTACACAGTCACCAATCATTTCAAGAACAACAAAAAATGAAAAGGCAGGAAGAAAAATATTTTATGGCATGATGATTGCTGAAGCGATTATTGCCATGATCTGGGCTGCTGCTGCAATGAGCTTGTTTGATGGGAAATCTTTATCAGCGATAATTGCTAATGGAGGTCCTGCTGCTGTAGTTAGTGAAGTTTCAGTAACGATGCTTGGAGCTGTTGGAGGAACGCTAGCTGTGATAGGGGTAATCATTTTGCCTATTACTTCAGGAGATACTTCGTTTAGAAGTGCGAGAATGATCTTAGCTGATTATTTTAATATTGGCCAGAAGAAATTCTCTTCAAGACTTTGGATTGCAATTCCTATGTTTGTAGTTTCATTTTTACTAACAAAAATTGATTTCACTTTATTATGGCGTTACTTCTCCTGGGCCAACCAGTCTACGGCAATGCTGGCATTATGGGTAGGAGCGGTGTATCTGAAGCGTTCTAGAAAAAATCATTGGATTGCTACAATTCCTGCAATCTTCATGACTGTCGTCACAACAACTTATATTTGCAATGCTCCAATTGGATTAGGATTGTCGATGAATGTGTCTTACCTTATTGCTGGTATTGTAACTGTATTAGCAACAGTGCTGTTCTTTAAAAGTAAGTTTGATGAAAGAGAAGCATTAACAGTCGACGACGATCGTGAGGTTGCTTAA
- the pdhA gene encoding pyruvate dehydrogenase (acetyl-transferring) E1 component subunit alpha, with protein sequence MTKTIDAVQDQFETFQILSEDGEIVNESAMPKLSDEQLQELMRRMVYTRIWDQRAISLNRQGRLGFYAPVAGQEASMLGSHFALDKEDWILPGYRDIPQIVFHGFPLYQAFLWSRGHFQGGQIPEGVNVLMPQIIIGAQIIQAAGVGFGLKKQGKKNVCITYTGDGGASQGDFYEGLNFAGAYAANAIFVVQNNRFAISVPVEKQSAAKTIAQKAVAAGIEGIQVDGMDVLAVYAATQQARERAIAGEGPTLIETLTYRYGPHTMAGDDPTRYRTKDLDSEWEKKDPLVRFRKFLEKKNLWSEEQENKVVEEAKEDIKASIKKADGAPKQKVTDLINFMFEELPYNLREQLEQYTAKESK encoded by the coding sequence ATGACGAAAACAATTGATGCTGTTCAAGATCAATTTGAAACGTTTCAGATTCTTTCTGAAGATGGAGAAATAGTTAACGAATCGGCAATGCCTAAGTTGTCTGATGAACAGCTCCAAGAATTAATGCGCCGTATGGTTTATACGCGAATTTGGGATCAGCGTGCAATCTCTTTAAACAGACAAGGACGTCTTGGTTTCTATGCTCCAGTTGCTGGACAAGAGGCTTCAATGCTAGGGAGTCACTTTGCATTAGATAAAGAAGACTGGATTCTTCCAGGATACCGTGATATTCCTCAAATCGTATTTCATGGTTTCCCGCTATATCAAGCATTCTTATGGTCCCGTGGACACTTCCAAGGCGGACAAATTCCTGAAGGTGTAAACGTATTAATGCCGCAAATTATCATCGGTGCTCAAATTATTCAAGCTGCCGGTGTTGGATTTGGTTTAAAGAAACAAGGCAAGAAAAACGTTTGTATCACTTACACAGGTGATGGCGGAGCATCGCAAGGTGACTTTTATGAAGGATTAAACTTTGCCGGAGCCTATGCTGCTAACGCAATCTTTGTTGTTCAAAACAACCGTTTTGCTATCTCAGTTCCAGTAGAAAAGCAATCTGCCGCAAAAACAATTGCACAAAAAGCAGTAGCAGCTGGTATTGAAGGCATCCAAGTTGATGGAATGGATGTACTTGCTGTTTACGCAGCAACACAACAAGCTCGAGAACGTGCGATTGCAGGTGAAGGTCCTACACTAATCGAGACTCTTACTTACCGTTACGGGCCTCATACGATGGCGGGAGACGATCCTACACGCTACCGTACAAAAGATTTAGACAGCGAATGGGAAAAGAAAGATCCATTAGTTCGTTTCCGCAAGTTCTTAGAAAAGAAGAACCTTTGGTCTGAAGAGCAAGAAAATAAAGTAGTAGAAGAAGCGAAGGAAGATATTAAAGCTTCTATTAAAAAAGCTGATGGTGCGCCTAAACAAAAGGTTACTGACCTTATCAACTTTATGTTCGAAGAGCTTCCGTATAACCTTCGCGAGCAATTAGAACAATATACAGCAAAGGAGTCGAAATAA